One part of the Candidatus Methylomirabilota bacterium genome encodes these proteins:
- a CDS encoding dTDP-4-dehydrorhamnose 3,5-epimerase family protein — translation MELTPDAKRAFHVQAYGPAPSIDGVELIELRRHHDDGGSMTELARLADGRPQALAGFTLRQVNYSEVEPGAIKAFHLHLRQTDVWFVPPGDRMLVVLVDVRKGSRTEGTKLRLMLGDGTARMLRIPPGVAHGVRNLATATGRVVYFTDVHFSPEPAACDEGRLPWDYAGREIWEVVRG, via the coding sequence ATGGAGCTCACCCCCGACGCGAAGCGCGCCTTCCACGTCCAGGCCTACGGGCCCGCGCCGTCCATCGACGGCGTCGAGCTGATCGAGCTCCGGCGCCACCACGACGACGGCGGCTCGATGACGGAGCTCGCGCGCCTCGCCGACGGCCGGCCGCAGGCCCTCGCCGGCTTCACGCTGCGGCAGGTCAACTACAGCGAGGTCGAGCCGGGCGCGATCAAGGCGTTCCACCTCCACCTCCGGCAGACCGACGTCTGGTTCGTGCCGCCCGGCGACCGCATGCTCGTGGTCCTGGTGGACGTGCGGAAGGGCTCCAGGACGGAGGGGACGAAGCTCCGGCTCATGCTCGGTGACGGCACGGCGCGGATGCTGCGCATCCCGCCGGGCGTCGCCCACGGGGTGCGCAACCTCGCGACCGCGACGGGCCGCGTCGTCTACTTCACGGACGTCCACTTCTCTCCGGAGCCCGCCGCGTGCGACGAGGGCCGCCTGCCCTGGGACTACGCCGGCCGTGAAATCTGGGAAGTCGTCCGCGGGTAG